Proteins encoded together in one Rhodospirillaceae bacterium window:
- a CDS encoding LacI family DNA-binding transcriptional regulator: MMDHPRRPTLVDVAEVAQVSLATVDRVFNRRPGVSARTVERVEQALVKLGYRPDPAAVRLARGIRFNFCFVLPTGTNTFMAQLANQVQRSLDWLDDQNAFGDLLRVNVFDPQTLAATLRGLVGRYHGAAIVALDHPMVRDAIDELVESGMVVVTLVSDAPTSRRHRFVGIDNAAAGRTAGTLLGRFSKGSRGSVGVIAGSLALRDHADRLFGFQQVIAAEFADLSPLPTLEGHDDAVRCRELTTTLLRDHADLIGIYSIGAGTRGIVEALVAAGKEYQILFIGHELTEFSRSYLIQGSMDAVINQDSGHEARSAARVLLAHCSGQPMIDDQERIRIDIFLRDNLP; the protein is encoded by the coding sequence ATGATGGATCACCCTCGCCGCCCTACTCTTGTTGATGTCGCAGAAGTCGCCCAGGTGAGCCTCGCGACGGTCGACCGGGTTTTTAATCGTCGCCCCGGCGTCAGTGCACGTACGGTGGAACGTGTCGAGCAGGCACTGGTGAAACTCGGCTACCGGCCGGACCCGGCGGCGGTTCGCCTCGCCCGCGGGATCCGGTTCAATTTCTGCTTCGTCCTCCCGACCGGCACCAACACCTTCATGGCCCAGCTGGCAAATCAGGTTCAGCGTTCGCTGGATTGGCTGGATGATCAGAACGCGTTCGGCGATCTGCTGCGTGTAAATGTGTTCGATCCACAAACGCTGGCGGCGACCTTGCGTGGCCTCGTCGGTCGATACCACGGCGCCGCCATCGTCGCCCTCGACCATCCGATGGTCCGTGATGCCATCGATGAACTCGTCGAAAGCGGCATGGTCGTCGTCACACTGGTGTCGGATGCGCCGACCTCGCGACGCCACCGCTTTGTCGGCATCGACAACGCGGCCGCAGGTCGTACCGCAGGCACTCTCCTTGGACGATTCTCGAAAGGTAGCCGAGGATCTGTCGGTGTGATCGCCGGCAGCCTCGCCCTGCGCGACCATGCTGACCGGCTGTTCGGCTTCCAGCAAGTAATTGCCGCAGAGTTTGCCGATCTGTCACCCCTGCCCACCCTTGAGGGCCATGACGATGCGGTCCGGTGCCGGGAACTCACCACGACGCTGTTGCGCGACCATGCTGACCTTATCGGCATTTACAGCATCGGGGCAGGTACCCGTGGCATCGTCGAGGCTTTGGTGGCTGCCGGCAAGGAGTACCAGATCCTTTTCATCGGCCACGAGCTCACGGAATTTTCACGCAGCTACCTCATACAGGGCAGCATGGATGCCGTGATCAATCAGGATTCCGGCCACGAGGCACGATCCGCCGCCAGGGTACTTCTCGCGCACTGCAGCGGCCAACCGATGATCGACGACCAGGAGCGCATTCGGATCGATATTTTCCTGCGGGACAATCTGCCATGA